One part of the Acidobacteriota bacterium genome encodes these proteins:
- a CDS encoding BrxA/BrxB family bacilliredoxin: protein MYPEFFIAPMREELTRLGVKELRTAEAVDEAVAGTSGTLMVVVNSVCGCAAGRARPGIALALQHGTRPDVVASVFAGADLEATERARGYFVGYPPSSPSVALLRGGKLVYMMERHQIENQEADAIARDLAAAFDEHCAPAGAAVS from the coding sequence GTGTATCCAGAATTCTTCATCGCCCCGATGCGGGAGGAATTGACGCGGCTCGGGGTCAAGGAACTGCGAACGGCCGAGGCGGTCGATGAGGCAGTTGCCGGTACTTCGGGAACCTTGATGGTCGTCGTCAACTCCGTCTGTGGCTGTGCCGCCGGCAGGGCCCGTCCCGGAATTGCGCTCGCGCTGCAGCACGGGACTCGGCCGGATGTCGTCGCCAGCGTCTTCGCCGGAGCCGACCTCGAGGCGACCGAGCGGGCACGTGGCTATTTCGTCGGCTATCCTCCGTCTTCGCCTTCAGTCGCCCTGCTGCGCGGCGGCAAGCTGGTCTACATGATGGAGCGGCACCAGATCGAGAATCAGGAAGCGGACGCGATAGCCCGCGACCTGGCCGCCGCCTTCGACGAGCATTGCGCACCGGCCGGGGCTGCGGTCAGCTAG
- the hemH gene encoding ferrochelatase has protein sequence MARTGGPFDAVLLISFGGPEGPDEIRPFLRNVLRGRRIPAERIEAVAHHYEQFGGRSPITAITRRQAEGLRARLAAATPDLPVWIGMRNWHPFLDETLAGMADAGVRRALGIIMAAQHSYSSCGQYRQNVDDARRALRSAGRPDIEVTYAGDWHAHPGYVMANAERVAEARRRLPPELQRDARVVFTAHSIPQSMADACRYEAELLESARLVANAAGACDWALTYQSRSGRPQDPWLEPDVYDYLRVERNRSLAAVVIAPIGFVADHLEVLYDLDTEAADLCRAMDLPMQRASAANDHPAFLDLLAELTRDEWARGGRPLPIVSPDPPARVEPPPPARREHAASVQPVMTPLGTEETVGRWPDG, from the coding sequence ATGGCACGTACCGGCGGCCCGTTCGACGCCGTCCTGCTCATCAGCTTCGGCGGCCCGGAGGGTCCGGACGAGATCCGGCCCTTTCTCCGCAACGTGCTGCGTGGTCGCCGCATACCCGCGGAACGGATCGAAGCGGTGGCGCATCACTACGAGCAGTTTGGCGGGAGATCACCGATCACTGCGATAACCCGCCGGCAGGCGGAGGGTCTACGTGCGCGTCTGGCCGCGGCCACGCCCGATCTGCCGGTATGGATAGGCATGCGCAACTGGCATCCGTTCCTCGACGAGACACTTGCCGGAATGGCTGATGCCGGTGTTCGTCGCGCCCTCGGCATCATCATGGCGGCGCAGCACAGCTATTCGAGTTGCGGCCAGTACCGCCAGAACGTCGACGACGCACGCCGGGCGCTCCGATCCGCGGGCCGCCCCGACATCGAGGTCACGTATGCCGGCGACTGGCACGCGCATCCAGGCTATGTCATGGCGAACGCGGAACGCGTCGCCGAAGCGCGGCGCAGATTGCCGCCGGAATTGCAGCGGGACGCCCGGGTTGTCTTCACTGCCCACAGCATTCCGCAATCGATGGCGGATGCATGCCGTTACGAGGCGGAATTGCTGGAGTCCGCGCGTCTCGTCGCCAACGCCGCCGGCGCTTGCGACTGGGCCCTCACGTACCAGAGCCGGAGCGGACGTCCCCAGGATCCGTGGCTGGAGCCGGACGTCTACGACTATCTGCGGGTGGAACGAAACCGTAGTCTAGCCGCGGTAGTTATTGCGCCGATCGGCTTCGTGGCCGATCACCTGGAGGTCCTCTATGACCTCGACACGGAAGCGGCGGACCTCTGCCGCGCGATGGACCTTCCGATGCAACGGGCGTCCGCCGCAAACGACCATCCGGCATTCCTCGATCTGCTGGCGGAACTGACACGCGACGAATGGGCGCGTGGTGGGCGCCCGCTGCCGATTGTCTCGCCCGATCCTCCGGCGCGAGTCGAACCGCCACCACCCGCCCGGCGCGAGCACGCTGCGTCGGTACAGCCGGTCATGACGCCGCTCGGAACCGAAGAAACCGTAGGACGATGGCCGGACGGCTAG
- a CDS encoding TIM barrel protein, whose amino-acid sequence MPRFAASVAMMFNEWDLLDRFEQAARVGFEGVEIQAPYGESPQDIADRVQQHDLVATLMNVPVAAGAIPGREQEYRDGLSRAFDYAEAAGCGQLHCLAGRTDDARAEDTFVANLEWASERARPLGIRLLLEPLNTQDNPGYFLSGSAQARGIIERVGADNVFLQYDFYHMQIMEGYLAETVRANLDIISHFQIGGVPGRNEPDETQEINYPYLFGVIDEIGFEGWVGCEYRPAGETIAGLEWARPYGINPG is encoded by the coding sequence ATGCCCAGATTTGCCGCCAGCGTGGCGATGATGTTCAACGAGTGGGATCTGCTCGACCGTTTCGAGCAGGCGGCACGCGTCGGGTTCGAGGGAGTGGAGATTCAGGCGCCCTACGGAGAATCTCCCCAGGACATCGCGGATCGGGTACAGCAGCACGACCTGGTCGCAACCCTGATGAACGTTCCAGTTGCGGCTGGCGCGATCCCCGGGCGCGAGCAGGAGTATCGTGACGGCCTGTCGCGTGCATTCGACTATGCGGAGGCGGCGGGCTGCGGTCAACTCCATTGCCTCGCCGGCCGGACCGATGATGCGCGGGCGGAGGACACGTTCGTGGCCAACCTGGAGTGGGCCTCCGAACGGGCGCGCCCGCTCGGGATCCGGCTGCTGCTCGAACCCCTCAACACGCAGGACAATCCCGGCTACTTCCTGAGCGGGTCGGCGCAGGCCAGAGGCATCATCGAGCGGGTCGGCGCGGATAATGTCTTCCTGCAGTACGACTTCTACCACATGCAGATCATGGAGGGATACCTGGCCGAGACGGTCCGGGCAAACCTGGACATCATCAGCCACTTCCAGATCGGCGGCGTGCCGGGGCGGAATGAGCCGGACGAGACCCAGGAAATCAACTACCCGTACCTGTTCGGGGTGATCGACGAGATCGGCTTCGAAGGGTGGGTCGGCTGCGAGTACCGCCCTGCGGGAGAGACCATCGCGGGGCTGGAGTGGGCCCGACCGTACGGAATCAACCCGGGTTAG
- a CDS encoding tetratricopeptide repeat protein, with product MQACARTPAILLALLLTFGAAVPAAAQFTEVGSLDFPTSASSEAAQNHFLRGVAILHSFGWKQAIEQFQAAQEIEPDFALAYWGETLCYNHPLFGAGRGLDEENPRAVLSRLAPTRSERAAKAPTDRERGFLEAVEELWSEDGTYAERQVRYMEAMERLYDRYPDDHEVATFYALSMLAGSRALGDQSLRLEVRAGTIAMRVFNENPDHPGAPHYTIHSFDDPIHAPLALAAARRYAEIAPAVSHARHMPTHIFIQHGMWDLVSNHNQSAHEAAIALWQPGDSVGDAVHSLDWGQYGDLQRGDYGKARVWIERLENLIADSDGQQRAVNTLPLVNARYVVETEEWRVLPVTDDSSMHELLATGLSAVRTGNLAAAREAEAALKTMADEDSAQNRIAYREVAASVRTAEGKADEAIALMDEALEIVETLRLPNGAASPIKPPYELYGEILLELDRPGEALEKFETSLLRMPNRMRSLLGAGRAAAAAGDREAARGYYATLADFWIGDSSDPGYTEAQQYVTTNEGP from the coding sequence ATGCAAGCATGCGCCCGCACTCCCGCCATTCTCCTTGCCCTTCTTCTGACGTTCGGCGCGGCGGTTCCCGCCGCGGCGCAGTTCACGGAGGTGGGTTCGCTCGATTTTCCTACTTCAGCCAGCTCGGAAGCGGCGCAGAATCACTTTCTGCGGGGCGTTGCCATCCTGCACAGTTTTGGCTGGAAGCAGGCGATCGAGCAGTTTCAGGCGGCGCAGGAGATTGAGCCCGACTTTGCCCTCGCGTACTGGGGCGAGACGCTCTGCTACAACCATCCCCTGTTCGGGGCAGGTCGCGGCCTCGACGAGGAGAACCCGCGCGCGGTCCTGAGCCGCCTTGCTCCGACCCGGTCCGAGCGCGCCGCGAAGGCGCCGACGGACCGAGAGCGCGGCTTCCTCGAGGCGGTCGAGGAGCTCTGGTCGGAGGATGGAACCTACGCCGAACGGCAGGTCCGCTACATGGAGGCGATGGAGCGACTCTACGACCGGTACCCCGACGACCACGAGGTCGCCACCTTCTATGCCCTCTCGATGCTGGCCGGATCGCGCGCGCTGGGCGATCAGTCGCTACGCCTTGAGGTGCGGGCGGGAACGATTGCGATGCGCGTCTTCAACGAGAACCCGGATCATCCGGGCGCGCCGCACTACACGATCCACTCATTCGACGATCCGATTCATGCGCCGCTTGCGCTCGCTGCCGCACGGCGGTACGCGGAGATCGCGCCTGCTGTTTCGCACGCCCGGCACATGCCGACGCACATCTTCATTCAGCATGGCATGTGGGATCTCGTTTCAAACCATAACCAGTCGGCCCACGAGGCGGCGATCGCCCTCTGGCAGCCGGGCGACAGCGTGGGCGATGCGGTCCATTCGCTCGACTGGGGGCAGTACGGCGACCTGCAGCGCGGCGACTATGGGAAGGCCCGCGTCTGGATCGAGCGACTGGAGAACCTGATCGCCGACAGCGATGGCCAGCAGCGCGCGGTTAACACGTTGCCGTTGGTGAACGCCCGCTATGTCGTGGAAACCGAGGAGTGGCGGGTCTTGCCCGTAACGGACGATTCGTCAATGCATGAGCTGCTCGCGACTGGGTTGAGCGCCGTGCGGACCGGCAATCTCGCGGCCGCACGGGAAGCGGAAGCTGCCCTCAAGACGATGGCTGATGAGGACAGCGCCCAGAATCGTATCGCCTATCGCGAGGTCGCGGCATCCGTCCGCACCGCCGAGGGGAAGGCAGATGAAGCGATCGCGCTGATGGACGAGGCACTTGAGATCGTGGAGACGCTCCGGCTTCCGAATGGCGCGGCGAGCCCCATAAAGCCCCCGTACGAGTTGTATGGCGAGATCCTGCTCGAGTTGGACCGTCCCGGGGAGGCGCTTGAGAAGTTCGAGACTTCTCTTCTCCGGATGCCGAATCGAATGCGATCGCTGCTAGGCGCCGGGCGCGCCGCCGCCGCCGCCGGTGACCGCGAGGCAGCCCGCGGGTACTACGCGACGTTGGCCGACTTCTGGATCGGGGACTCCAGCGACCCGGGTTACACGGAAGCGCAGCAGTACGTCACGACGAACGAAGGTCCGTAG
- a CDS encoding acylphosphatase — MHIARRFLVSGRVQRVGFRAFVANAARREGIRGFVRNLADGRVEAVGEGDREAVERFVRALHQGPPFSKVLDVIVEELAPLNLTGDFTVRV, encoded by the coding sequence ATGCACATAGCACGTCGTTTCCTGGTGAGTGGCCGCGTACAACGGGTCGGTTTCCGCGCGTTCGTCGCTAACGCCGCGCGCCGTGAGGGAATCCGCGGCTTCGTCCGAAACCTGGCCGACGGGCGCGTGGAAGCGGTGGGCGAAGGGGACCGGGAAGCCGTCGAACGCTTCGTCCGGGCTCTACACCAGGGCCCGCCCTTCTCGAAGGTGCTGGACGTGATCGTCGAAGAGCTGGCCCCGCTCAACCTGACCGGGGATTTCACCGTCCGCGTCTGA
- a CDS encoding adenine phosphoribosyltransferase, whose amino-acid sequence MEALKQLIREVPDFPKPGILFYDITTLLMDPDGLRHAIDCVVKPYRDAPVDKVIGIESRGFILGAAVANHLGVGFVPVRKPGKLPSRSVRREYALEYGTDALEMHADAVSSGERILIVDDLLATGGTARAVADLVGELGATVHALAFLIELDALHGRDRLDGHEIFSVLHY is encoded by the coding sequence ATGGAAGCACTGAAGCAATTGATCCGGGAAGTGCCCGACTTCCCGAAGCCGGGAATCCTCTTCTATGACATTACGACGCTCCTGATGGATCCCGACGGTCTGCGTCACGCGATTGACTGTGTGGTGAAACCGTACCGTGACGCGCCAGTCGACAAGGTGATCGGCATCGAGAGCCGCGGATTCATCCTGGGCGCAGCAGTCGCGAATCACCTCGGCGTGGGCTTCGTGCCGGTCCGCAAGCCCGGCAAGTTGCCGTCGCGGTCGGTGCGGAGGGAATACGCGCTGGAATATGGCACCGACGCGCTCGAGATGCACGCGGACGCGGTGAGTTCCGGGGAGCGCATCCTGATCGTCGACGACCTCCTTGCGACCGGCGGCACCGCGCGGGCGGTCGCGGATCTGGTTGGCGAACTGGGCGCCACGGTCCATGCACTGGCGTTTCTGATCGAACTGGACGCGCTGCATGGCCGCGACAGGCTCGACGGACACGAGATCTTCTCGGTCCTGCACTACTGA
- a CDS encoding tetratricopeptide repeat protein translates to MGPLLRAFRQSAHDTAKTGGFGKLTGRRGGCAPGWTRAGARTMKRSERHHLKENPLATFLAELSETNWVSTRAVTGAALVVGALIVAGTVFGWQQYRSSRASALLASAMAIVDAPVAATDATDGASGPASSTEPGTPTEFPSVAAKLETAVPQLLEAAEAYPSLSQGIAARYQAAVALSVLGRTEEADTQYQQVMELDGDGTYARMARLGRAEALLATGDYDGAITLLAEASAAPATDGAGLPRDALLMRLGQVYALAGQSAEAVSTFRQLIDEFPASGYRFEAQRELNTLPQPGDG, encoded by the coding sequence ATGGGCCCACTGCTCCGGGCCTTTCGCCAGTCAGCGCACGACACCGCCAAAACGGGCGGATTTGGTAAGCTAACTGGTCGGAGAGGCGGTTGTGCGCCCGGATGGACGCGCGCCGGAGCTCGCACCATGAAGCGATCAGAACGGCACCACCTGAAGGAAAACCCGCTCGCGACCTTCCTCGCGGAATTGTCCGAGACCAACTGGGTGAGCACGCGAGCGGTCACGGGCGCCGCCCTGGTGGTGGGCGCGCTGATTGTCGCCGGCACCGTCTTCGGCTGGCAGCAGTACCGTTCGTCGAGAGCGAGCGCGCTCCTCGCCTCGGCGATGGCCATCGTCGATGCGCCGGTCGCCGCCACGGACGCAACCGATGGTGCGAGCGGACCGGCGTCGAGCACGGAGCCCGGCACGCCGACGGAATTCCCCTCAGTCGCCGCCAAGCTGGAAACGGCCGTGCCGCAACTGCTTGAGGCGGCGGAAGCCTATCCGAGCCTCTCGCAGGGGATCGCCGCACGCTACCAGGCTGCGGTGGCCCTGAGCGTGCTCGGAAGGACCGAAGAAGCGGATACCCAGTACCAGCAGGTCATGGAATTGGACGGAGACGGTACCTACGCTCGAATGGCCCGTCTCGGCCGTGCCGAGGCACTGTTGGCCACCGGTGACTACGACGGCGCCATCACCCTCCTGGCCGAGGCGTCGGCCGCGCCGGCAACCGACGGCGCGGGACTGCCGCGCGATGCCCTGCTGATGCGTCTCGGCCAAGTGTACGCGCTGGCCGGCCAATCGGCCGAGGCGGTCTCCACCTTCCGTCAGTTGATTGATGAATTCCCGGCCTCCGGGTACCGCTTCGAGGCCCAGCGCGAACTCAATACCCTCCCGCAACCGGGCGACGGGTAG
- a CDS encoding carbon-nitrogen hydrolase gives MHAGSFTVGLVQMQWPGSTAAAHDAAEAGIREAVGQGAQIVCLQELFGSPYFCQKEDAACFDLAEALPGPTTDRFAAVARELEAVLVVPVFERRTAGLYHNTAAVIDASGELLGTYRKMHIPDDPQYYEKFYFAPGDLGYPVFETRYARLGVLICWDQWYPEAARLMALGGAELICYPTAIGWPATEPGPEGEAERDAWRTVQRGHAVANGIWVASVNRVGVESSSSDRLRFWGSSFVCDPAGRVVAEASEEAAVVVARCERNLVEQQRRAWPFLRDRRVETYAPLSRRFLDGRE, from the coding sequence ATGCACGCCGGCAGTTTCACCGTCGGCCTCGTGCAGATGCAATGGCCCGGATCCACAGCCGCCGCACACGATGCGGCCGAGGCGGGAATCCGCGAGGCGGTGGGGCAGGGAGCCCAGATTGTGTGCCTCCAGGAGCTCTTCGGTTCTCCCTATTTCTGCCAGAAGGAAGATGCCGCCTGTTTCGACCTGGCGGAGGCGCTGCCAGGCCCAACCACGGACCGGTTCGCGGCGGTCGCGCGTGAACTGGAGGCGGTGCTTGTCGTTCCCGTCTTCGAACGGCGAACCGCTGGCCTCTACCACAACACGGCGGCAGTGATCGATGCGTCGGGGGAACTGCTCGGGACGTATCGAAAAATGCACATTCCGGACGATCCCCAGTACTACGAGAAGTTCTACTTCGCACCCGGCGATCTGGGGTACCCGGTGTTCGAGACGCGCTACGCCCGGCTCGGTGTCCTGATCTGCTGGGATCAGTGGTACCCCGAAGCGGCGCGCCTCATGGCTCTGGGGGGAGCGGAACTGATCTGTTATCCGACCGCCATCGGATGGCCAGCCACCGAGCCCGGACCGGAAGGCGAGGCGGAACGCGACGCCTGGCGCACGGTGCAACGGGGGCATGCCGTGGCGAATGGCATCTGGGTGGCGTCCGTGAATCGCGTCGGCGTGGAAAGCTCCTCGTCCGACCGCCTGCGGTTCTGGGGTAGCTCCTTCGTATGCGATCCGGCCGGACGGGTCGTGGCGGAAGCGTCGGAGGAAGCCGCCGTCGTCGTCGCGCGATGCGAGCGCAATCTGGTGGAACAACAGCGCCGCGCCTGGCCCTTCCTTCGTGACCGGCGGGTCGAAACCTACGCACCCCTGAGCCGGCGGTTTCTCGACGGCCGCGAATGA
- a CDS encoding agmatine deiminase family protein, protein MSAQVAGARMPAEWEPHAATWLVWPHNRDDWGVKTGAVEWCYVEMIRHLVRAERVALVCQDARVRQRACSRLERSGVDMARIDLHLIATNRSWIRDSGPIFVVRGTGPRRTVLATDWRFTGWSRYRAHALDDALPRHIARRLGMKRIDLRDGAGRVVLEGGSIDVDGSGLLLTTETCLLGHAQARNPGLSREVLEQILERFLGVKQVLWLPGGDGETVLAGDDTHGHVDNVARFVGPATVLAAETDNRHDPRYPLLAANMARLRSLRTAQGRTIGVIPIRMPRPLVFDGEPLPASYLNFYIANDVVLVPTFNDPADRDALSTLANCFPEREVVGIHAVDLIVGLGAIHCVTQQQPTGHNSP, encoded by the coding sequence ATGAGTGCGCAAGTCGCCGGCGCCCGGATGCCGGCGGAGTGGGAGCCACATGCGGCCACGTGGCTCGTCTGGCCCCACAACCGTGACGACTGGGGCGTCAAAACCGGCGCCGTCGAGTGGTGCTACGTCGAGATGATCCGTCATCTGGTACGTGCTGAGCGCGTAGCACTCGTCTGCCAGGATGCGCGCGTGCGTCAGCGCGCGTGCAGTCGCCTCGAGCGATCCGGGGTCGACATGGCGCGCATCGACCTTCATTTGATCGCGACGAACCGCTCGTGGATTCGCGACAGCGGACCCATCTTCGTCGTGCGCGGCACGGGGCCGCGCAGGACCGTCCTGGCCACCGACTGGCGTTTCACGGGGTGGTCGCGGTACCGCGCGCATGCGCTGGACGACGCACTGCCCCGACACATCGCACGGCGTCTCGGAATGAAACGGATCGACTTGCGTGACGGAGCTGGCCGCGTCGTTCTCGAGGGCGGCAGCATCGATGTCGACGGCTCCGGCTTACTGCTGACGACCGAGACCTGCCTGCTCGGCCATGCGCAAGCGCGCAATCCCGGACTCTCACGCGAGGTGCTGGAACAGATCCTTGAACGGTTCCTGGGAGTCAAGCAGGTGCTGTGGCTGCCGGGTGGCGACGGAGAAACGGTGCTGGCTGGCGACGATACCCACGGGCACGTCGACAACGTGGCGCGCTTCGTCGGACCGGCAACCGTATTGGCGGCCGAAACGGACAATCGGCACGATCCGCGCTACCCGCTCCTCGCGGCGAACATGGCGCGGCTTCGGTCGCTACGCACGGCGCAGGGCAGAACCATCGGCGTGATCCCGATCCGGATGCCGCGGCCACTCGTCTTCGACGGAGAACCGCTGCCGGCAAGCTACCTCAACTTCTACATTGCGAACGACGTTGTGCTCGTGCCTACGTTCAACGACCCGGCGGATCGCGACGCGCTCTCGACCCTCGCCAACTGCTTCCCCGAAAGGGAGGTGGTAGGCATCCACGCCGTCGATCTGATCGTGGGTCTGGGCGCCATCCATTGCGTCACGCAACAACAGCCGACCGGCCACAACAGCCCGTGA
- a CDS encoding deoxyhypusine synthase (transforms a conserved lysine residue of initiation factor 5A into deoxyhypusine), whose product MTRSKKSRFLATPVEPYRVEGGLPVDEVLRRMERISFQGRNLAAAHRVWQRMLGDELLIFLGIAGALSAGGLRLILADLIHRRAVDCVVSTGANLYHDLHETRGQRHFIGSPRTDDRALADARIDRVYDTFVDEDEFVRNDIWIAGFAATLEPRRHTTREFLYRLGERLWNETGADGILTAAYRANVPIFCPAIADSSLGMGLSQARHDAAEAGQIDVIGDIIESANLVIRRPRTASVVLGGGTPKNFINQASVQAAFYRDGIEGHRYALQVVTDVPHFGGASGSTLDEAESWGKLAGDADRVTVSADATVALPIIATALAGSATDELSMRRPPAFDLKDRILVVDGRPVPVDHFDGEAAEA is encoded by the coding sequence ATGACCAGGTCCAAGAAGTCGCGGTTTCTTGCCACGCCGGTCGAACCCTACCGGGTAGAAGGAGGTCTCCCGGTTGACGAGGTGCTTCGGCGGATGGAGCGGATCTCGTTCCAGGGACGGAACCTCGCTGCGGCCCATCGGGTATGGCAGAGGATGCTCGGCGACGAGCTACTGATCTTTCTGGGCATTGCCGGGGCTCTCAGCGCGGGGGGATTGCGGTTGATCCTCGCCGACTTGATTCACCGGCGCGCCGTCGACTGCGTAGTGTCGACCGGCGCGAACCTGTACCACGACCTGCACGAGACACGTGGTCAGCGCCACTTCATCGGTTCGCCTCGGACCGATGACCGGGCGCTGGCCGATGCTCGTATCGACCGTGTTTACGACACGTTTGTCGATGAAGATGAGTTCGTCCGCAACGACATCTGGATTGCGGGATTCGCCGCGACCCTGGAGCCGAGACGACACACCACGCGCGAGTTCCTTTACCGGCTGGGTGAACGACTCTGGAATGAAACGGGCGCGGACGGTATTCTGACCGCGGCCTACCGGGCGAACGTCCCCATTTTCTGCCCCGCCATCGCCGACTCGTCCCTCGGGATGGGACTGTCGCAAGCGCGTCACGACGCCGCCGAGGCGGGTCAGATCGACGTCATTGGCGACATCATCGAATCCGCCAACCTTGTGATCCGCCGCCCGCGGACCGCGTCCGTGGTTCTGGGAGGCGGCACGCCGAAGAACTTCATCAACCAGGCGAGCGTCCAGGCGGCGTTCTATCGCGACGGCATCGAGGGACACCGCTACGCGCTTCAGGTCGTAACGGACGTGCCGCACTTCGGAGGCGCGAGCGGATCGACCCTCGACGAAGCGGAGAGCTGGGGCAAGCTGGCTGGTGACGCGGATCGCGTGACGGTGTCCGCCGATGCGACCGTCGCCTTGCCGATCATCGCCACCGCGCTGGCGGGGTCCGCCACTGACGAGCTCTCGATGCGCCGGCCACCGGCGTTCGACCTAAAGGACCGCATCCTCGTGGTGGACGGCCGGCCCGTCCCCGTCGATCATTTCGATGGCGAAGCCGCGGAAGCCTGA
- the tsaB gene encoding tRNA (adenosine(37)-N6)-threonylcarbamoyltransferase complex dimerization subunit type 1 TsaB: MWILALDTSTRGGSAAVAQDGNVVASLRGDPSRTHGERLPNDLIGLAGTAGVALAGIDYYSVAIGPGSFTGLRVGIATVQALALAAGRPVVPLSTLDVLARIGADTGPQGETAQERVVVWMDGQRQEIFGGLYDADGRTPLDEPRVGPAAALLDYWAPLLASRSLTVIGDGIEATRDLLDARLGSRGKLREPPPLAPAMIRLAVETVDTAVEPHAVQPLYVRRPDAVRARERGR; the protein is encoded by the coding sequence ATGTGGATTCTGGCGCTTGACACGAGCACACGGGGTGGCAGCGCGGCGGTTGCCCAGGACGGCAACGTAGTTGCCTCCCTGCGGGGCGATCCGTCCCGGACGCATGGCGAGCGCCTGCCCAACGACCTGATTGGGCTGGCTGGTACCGCCGGGGTTGCCCTGGCCGGCATCGACTACTATTCCGTTGCGATCGGCCCCGGATCGTTCACCGGTCTCCGTGTCGGCATCGCGACCGTGCAGGCGCTTGCACTCGCCGCGGGGCGTCCGGTCGTACCGCTGTCGACGCTGGATGTCCTTGCCCGGATTGGCGCGGATACCGGTCCGCAGGGAGAAACCGCCCAGGAGCGGGTCGTCGTCTGGATGGACGGACAGCGGCAGGAGATCTTCGGCGGCCTCTACGATGCCGACGGGCGGACTCCCCTCGACGAGCCGCGCGTTGGTCCGGCGGCGGCGCTGCTGGACTACTGGGCGCCCCTACTGGCGAGTCGCTCCCTAACGGTGATAGGCGACGGCATCGAGGCGACGCGCGATCTGCTCGACGCGAGGCTGGGATCACGTGGGAAGCTGCGCGAGCCGCCGCCGCTCGCTCCCGCGATGATCCGCCTGGCTGTCGAAACGGTTGACACCGCCGTCGAGCCGCACGCGGTACAGCCGTTGTACGTTCGCCGCCCCGACGCAGTGCGCGCCCGGGAACGAGGACGCTAG